A DNA window from Undibacterium sp. YM2 contains the following coding sequences:
- a CDS encoding MarR family winged helix-turn-helix transcriptional regulator has product MKTPAETPINMLALENQFCFALYSSSLALTKAYKPMLDALGLTYPQYLVMLVLWEQDDVLVKDIGHALFLDSGTLTPLLKRLEANGMLQRHRDETDERQVRITLTPSGRELRNAALDIPQKILCASGQSKETLMELRSQLSDLRNELLNP; this is encoded by the coding sequence ATGAAAACACCCGCAGAAACACCGATCAATATGCTGGCACTGGAAAACCAATTTTGCTTTGCCCTGTATTCATCATCCCTGGCGCTGACCAAGGCCTACAAGCCCATGCTCGATGCCCTGGGCTTAACCTATCCGCAATATCTGGTCATGCTGGTCTTGTGGGAGCAGGATGATGTGCTGGTCAAAGACATAGGCCATGCCCTGTTCCTTGACTCAGGCACGCTGACACCCTTGCTGAAACGCCTGGAAGCCAATGGCATGCTGCAAAGGCATCGTGATGAGACTGACGAGCGCCAGGTAAGGATCACCCTGACGCCATCAGGCAGGGAATTGCGCAATGCCGCCCTCGACATCCCGCAAAAAATCCTCTGCGCCAGTGGGCAAAGCAAAGAGACCCTGATGGAATTGCGCAGCCAGCTTAGTGATTTGCGTAATGAGTTATTAAATCCTTGA
- a CDS encoding ABC transporter substrate-binding protein, producing the protein MRTIFHSLLAILLALSCSICFAATFKLASLSYPPYEYIEQGEVKGIAVDIIKEAFRLMGHQVSINIYPMRRSLEMVKNGEADGIFTVFKTPEREKYIIYSNEAVLQLTISLWTRNDSNINFDGELARLAPYRFGAVRGISYGSRFDEFIKSGVLNVELASDQTSAIRMALAQRFDILISNHAGAIHEMKKMGLLNDFKVLYPVVQEQETFFGFAKKAHLEPLRDELDQVLKQLKQNGYYDLIYKKYRDVVTPR; encoded by the coding sequence ATGCGCACCATTTTCCACTCCCTGCTGGCAATCTTGCTGGCACTTTCCTGCTCTATTTGTTTTGCCGCCACGTTCAAACTGGCGAGCCTGAGTTACCCACCCTACGAGTATATAGAACAAGGTGAAGTCAAAGGCATAGCCGTCGATATCATCAAGGAAGCTTTTCGCCTCATGGGGCATCAGGTCAGCATCAATATCTACCCCATGCGGCGCAGCCTGGAAATGGTAAAGAATGGCGAGGCCGACGGTATCTTCACCGTCTTCAAGACTCCTGAACGTGAGAAATACATCATCTACAGCAATGAAGCAGTCTTGCAGCTCACTATCAGCCTGTGGACCAGGAATGACAGCAATATCAATTTTGACGGAGAACTAGCGCGCCTCGCCCCTTACCGGTTTGGCGCAGTCAGAGGCATCAGTTATGGCAGCAGATTTGATGAATTCATCAAGAGCGGCGTTCTGAATGTGGAACTCGCCAGCGACCAGACCAGCGCTATCAGAATGGCGCTGGCGCAACGCTTCGACATCCTCATCAGCAACCATGCAGGGGCAATACATGAAATGAAGAAGATGGGGCTGCTGAATGATTTCAAGGTGCTCTACCCTGTCGTGCAGGAACAGGAAACCTTTTTCGGCTTCGCCAAAAAAGCGCATCTTGAGCCATTAAGGGACGAGCTTGATCAGGTGCTGAAACAACTCAAACAGAATGGCTACTACGATTTGATATACAAAAAATACCGGGATGTCGTGACACCCCGGTAA
- a CDS encoding copper chaperone PCu(A)C, which yields MNKINQIMMAVATTVFAISAQAQVTVSDAWVRATVAQQKATGAFMQIKSVKDVRLLEVRSPVAGVAELHKMEMTDNMMKMRPVDGLDLPAGKLVELKPGSYHIMLLDLKAQVKEGDVVPVTLVVEGKDKKRETLEIKAVAKPLNQATQH from the coding sequence ATGAACAAAATCAATCAAATCATGATGGCGGTAGCTACTACTGTATTTGCAATCTCTGCACAGGCGCAGGTCACAGTCAGTGATGCCTGGGTGCGTGCCACGGTTGCGCAGCAAAAGGCGACAGGTGCTTTCATGCAGATCAAGTCCGTCAAGGATGTACGCCTGCTGGAAGTGCGCTCGCCAGTCGCAGGTGTGGCAGAACTCCATAAAATGGAAATGACCGACAATATGATGAAGATGCGCCCCGTCGATGGTCTGGACCTGCCCGCAGGCAAGCTGGTGGAACTCAAACCCGGTTCTTACCACATCATGCTGCTGGATTTGAAGGCACAGGTCAAGGAGGGGGATGTGGTACCTGTGACCCTGGTTGTCGAGGGCAAGGACAAGAAGCGTGAAACCCTGGAGATCAAGGCTGTCGCCAAGCCCCTGAACCAGGCAACGCAACATTGA
- a CDS encoding YcnI family protein: protein MKKFLFIGMFTASSLLAQAAHAHVTLEQATAAAGAYHKLTFKIGHGCEGSATNAVRVSIPENVSGAKPMPKAGWKIDTSIQALSAPYNSHGKTITQDVREVSWTGGPLPDAYYDEFSIQVKLPEKAGKVYFKVTQLCEKGRLDWAEIPADGQAAKGLKTPAPVLEVQEKADAAHHH from the coding sequence ATGAAAAAATTTCTGTTTATCGGCATGTTCACCGCAAGCAGTTTGCTGGCACAGGCAGCCCATGCTCATGTCACGCTGGAGCAGGCTACTGCCGCCGCAGGCGCCTACCATAAGCTGACATTTAAAATCGGCCATGGTTGTGAGGGCAGTGCTACTAATGCGGTCAGGGTCAGCATTCCTGAAAACGTCAGCGGTGCCAAACCCATGCCCAAGGCGGGTTGGAAAATCGATACCAGTATACAAGCGCTCAGCGCGCCTTATAACTCACATGGCAAGACCATCACTCAGGACGTACGTGAAGTAAGCTGGACAGGCGGCCCTTTACCTGATGCTTATTACGATGAGTTTTCGATACAGGTGAAATTGCCGGAGAAAGCAGGCAAGGTATATTTCAAGGTCACGCAGTTATGTGAAAAAGGCAGGCTGGACTGGGCGGAAATCCCGGCAGATGGCCAGGCTGCCAAGGGCTTGAAAACACCAGCGCCGGTGCTGGAGGTGCAGGAAAAAGCAGACGCAGCGCATCACCATTAA
- a CDS encoding DUF2946 domain-containing protein: MRISSSFRHLTIWLACLALLFNGLLPAMAGGMGAGVPVVVAPGVVEVCSVEGVKLVDAVTGKLIKLVAGKSAQDKQHMAAHCAYCVLHAGHDFVLPGALSSPPEGKLAAAAPLLFYQSPHVLFIWTAAQPRGPPLHLV; encoded by the coding sequence ATGCGCATTTCTTCCTCATTCCGGCACCTGACGATATGGCTTGCATGTCTTGCCCTGTTGTTCAATGGTTTGCTGCCAGCCATGGCTGGCGGGATGGGGGCGGGTGTGCCTGTTGTCGTTGCGCCAGGGGTTGTCGAGGTCTGTAGTGTCGAGGGTGTCAAGCTGGTGGATGCCGTGACGGGCAAGCTGATCAAACTGGTTGCGGGAAAGTCCGCGCAAGACAAGCAGCATATGGCGGCGCATTGTGCTTATTGTGTGCTGCATGCAGGGCATGATTTTGTGTTGCCAGGCGCTTTGTCCAGCCCGCCAGAGGGCAAGTTGGCAGCGGCAGCGCCTTTGTTGTTTTATCAATCTCCCCACGTTTTATTCATCTGGACTGCGGCGCAGCCGCGTGGCCCGCCTCTCCATCTGGTTTGA
- the pyrF gene encoding orotidine-5'-phosphate decarboxylase produces MTFIEKLSAAWTANNSLLCVGLDPDVSRFPADLAGKPDAIYTFCKTVVDATADLACSFKPQIAYFAALRAEDQLEEICSYIKATYPNIPVILDAKRGDIGATAEQYAREAFERYDADAVTVNPYMGFDSVAPYLEWKDRGAIVLCRTSNAGGSDLQFLDVGGKPLYQHVAQLVADKWNTNGQCALVVGATFPKELAQVRSVIGDMPLLVPGIGAQGGDIAATVQAGKTANGTGMMINSSRAILYAQPATGESAADAVRRVALETRDAINLHRQ; encoded by the coding sequence GTGACTTTCATAGAAAAACTTTCCGCTGCCTGGACAGCCAATAATTCCCTGTTGTGCGTAGGCCTGGACCCTGATGTCAGCCGCTTCCCTGCTGATCTGGCCGGTAAGCCGGATGCTATTTATACATTCTGTAAAACCGTGGTTGATGCGACTGCTGACCTGGCTTGCTCCTTCAAACCACAGATTGCCTATTTTGCCGCCCTGCGCGCAGAAGACCAGCTCGAAGAAATCTGCTCTTACATCAAGGCTACTTATCCAAATATTCCGGTGATACTTGATGCCAAGCGTGGCGACATCGGCGCAACAGCAGAGCAATATGCACGTGAAGCTTTCGAGCGCTATGACGCCGATGCAGTCACAGTCAATCCGTATATGGGTTTCGACTCAGTTGCGCCTTACCTGGAATGGAAAGACCGTGGCGCCATCGTGCTGTGCCGCACTTCCAATGCAGGTGGCTCTGACCTGCAATTCCTCGATGTCGGTGGCAAGCCGCTGTATCAACATGTGGCGCAACTGGTGGCGGATAAATGGAATACCAATGGCCAATGCGCGCTGGTGGTGGGGGCTACCTTCCCAAAAGAGCTGGCGCAGGTACGCTCTGTCATCGGTGACATGCCTTTGCTGGTGCCGGGCATAGGTGCGCAGGGCGGTGATATTGCAGCGACTGTGCAGGCAGGTAAAACAGCAAATGGCACAGGCATGATGATCAATTCTTCGCGCGCTATTTTGTATGCCCAGCCAGCAACTGGTGAAAGTGCTGCTGATGCTGTTCGCCGCGTAGCGCTGGAAACGCGCGATGCAATCAATCTGCATCGCCAATAA
- a CDS encoding SCO family protein has product MKRRSVLTLLGSLSLLACSRTPVTFTGIDITGANYANDFHLRGHDGKDYSLASFKGKHLLIFFGFTQCPDICPAALSRAVHIRKLLADKAEQLQVIFITIDPERDTPELLAQYMKAFDPSFLGLYGDMKETQEAAAAFKVFYQKVPSGSSYTMDHTAISYVFDDKGKIRLALKHEQTAEQCAADLRTLMAA; this is encoded by the coding sequence ATGAAACGTCGTTCTGTACTGACGCTGCTGGGCAGCCTGTCTTTGCTGGCTTGCAGCCGCACGCCTGTGACTTTTACCGGCATTGATATTACGGGTGCCAATTATGCCAATGATTTTCATCTGCGCGGGCATGATGGCAAGGATTACAGCCTTGCCAGTTTCAAGGGTAAGCATCTGCTGATATTCTTTGGTTTTACCCAGTGCCCTGATATTTGCCCAGCGGCCCTGAGCCGTGCAGTGCACATACGCAAATTGCTGGCAGACAAGGCTGAGCAATTGCAGGTTATTTTCATTACCATAGACCCGGAAAGAGATACCCCTGAATTGCTGGCACAATACATGAAAGCATTTGACCCCAGCTTTTTGGGCCTGTATGGCGACATGAAAGAAACGCAGGAAGCGGCCGCAGCCTTCAAGGTGTTTTACCAGAAGGTGCCCAGCGGCAGCTCTTATACCATGGACCATACCGCAATAAGCTATGTGTTTGATGACAAAGGCAAGATACGCCTGGCATTGAAGCATGAACAAACCGCAGAGCAATGTGCAGCAGACTTGCGCACATTGATGGCTGCCTGA
- a CDS encoding organic hydroperoxide resistance protein: MQVLYTANATATGGRDGRAVSSDTQLSVKLTTPKELGGAGGEGTNPEQLFAAGYSACFIGAMKFVAAAGKIALPADVSINGLVGIGPNGKGGFGLAVTLNVSLPGMDRAEAEALVHKAHEVCPYSNATRGNIEVTLNIL; this comes from the coding sequence ATGCAAGTACTTTACACAGCAAATGCAACAGCAACTGGCGGTCGTGATGGCCGTGCCGTTTCCAGCGACACTCAACTTTCCGTCAAACTGACAACGCCAAAAGAACTCGGTGGTGCAGGTGGCGAAGGCACTAATCCTGAGCAATTGTTTGCTGCCGGTTATTCCGCCTGCTTTATCGGCGCGATGAAATTTGTTGCCGCCGCTGGTAAAATCGCCCTGCCAGCAGATGTCTCCATCAATGGCCTGGTGGGCATAGGCCCAAATGGCAAAGGCGGCTTTGGACTGGCCGTGACCTTGAACGTCAGCCTGCCTGGCATGGACCGCGCAGAAGCAGAAGCGCTGGTACACAAGGCACATGAAGTTTGCCCATATTCCAATGCCACACGCGGCAATATCGAAGTGACTTTGAATATCCTGTAA
- a CDS encoding porin: MKKTSLALAIFGAISAFAGSAMAQSSVTIYGIVDTGIALERGGSAGSVSKLTSGIGSGSRLGFKGTEDLGGGLSAFFLLESGINVDTGSLGQGGLMFGRQAYVGVKGDFGTLTAGRQYTPEYLTLAFADPFVTGFAGDAANIMPNSGAGSSRMDNTLKYVTPSFDGLTGELAYGFGETAGDTSAGRQLGAAIAYTSGPFAVRLGYHNRNNDTATLKNTDDGKTTLLAATYDFGVAKAHLAYGVNKGLNSSPLRNTANPFGSLIAPTASTDSTDFLLGVTVPFGNNKILASYIRKDDKTVKNQDASQLAVAYIYSLSKRTDLYAAYAKIDNKNGAGYTVGSAIEAGSGDSALHVGIRHSF; the protein is encoded by the coding sequence ATGAAAAAGACTTCCCTCGCTTTGGCCATATTTGGCGCGATCAGCGCGTTCGCCGGATCTGCCATGGCACAATCATCCGTCACCATTTACGGCATCGTCGATACCGGCATCGCATTAGAAAGAGGCGGCAGCGCTGGCTCTGTCAGCAAACTGACGAGCGGCATCGGTTCTGGTTCGCGCCTGGGTTTCAAAGGTACTGAAGACCTCGGTGGTGGGCTGTCTGCCTTCTTCCTGCTTGAAAGCGGTATCAATGTCGATACCGGTTCCCTGGGCCAGGGCGGCCTGATGTTTGGACGCCAGGCTTATGTCGGCGTCAAGGGTGATTTTGGTACGCTGACTGCTGGTCGCCAGTACACCCCAGAATATTTGACACTGGCTTTTGCCGATCCTTTTGTCACCGGTTTTGCAGGCGACGCGGCCAATATCATGCCTAACTCTGGTGCCGGCTCCAGCCGCATGGACAATACCCTGAAATACGTGACACCATCTTTTGATGGCCTGACTGGTGAGTTGGCTTATGGCTTTGGTGAAACCGCTGGTGACACTTCTGCCGGTCGCCAGCTTGGTGCCGCGATTGCCTATACCTCTGGCCCATTTGCTGTACGCCTTGGTTACCACAATCGCAATAACGACACAGCCACATTGAAGAATACCGATGATGGCAAAACCACTTTGCTGGCTGCGACTTATGATTTTGGCGTGGCAAAAGCGCATCTGGCATACGGCGTCAACAAGGGTCTGAACAGCTCACCGTTACGTAATACTGCCAATCCATTTGGCAGCCTGATTGCACCAACTGCATCGACAGATTCCACAGACTTTTTGCTGGGCGTGACTGTGCCATTTGGTAATAACAAGATTTTGGCATCGTATATCCGCAAAGATGACAAGACAGTCAAGAACCAGGATGCCAGCCAGTTGGCGGTGGCCTATATCTATTCATTGTCCAAACGAACGGATCTGTATGCAGCCTATGCAAAGATAGACAACAAGAATGGTGCTGGCTACACGGTAGGCAGCGCGATTGAAGCAGGCTCAGGCGACAGCGCCCTGCATGTGGGCATACGTCATAGTTTTTAA